The Lytechinus pictus isolate F3 Inbred chromosome 8, Lp3.0, whole genome shotgun sequence nucleotide sequence ATCGTCATGCATCTCTCAAGCAGGGACAAAAGATTGAGTTGGTATTGCTCGTCGAGTTTGGTGTGTTCGTCTGTGATGTTAGCCACCTCGTAGATGTCACCAAACCCTGATACACGGAGCACGGCAGCCAGGATTTCGACGTTCTTTCGCTCTGCAACGTCAACGTGAGTGACAACAGCGATGGGGTAGCAACCTATAGTTGAATGACAAAATGTACCTGTGACATTTACCCTCTCTAATTGATTTCTATATAATAATTACTATGGCAAAACTTTTATCATCACTCTTTTTAGCCTATTGCTGTGTATTTGTATTACGAATCTGCCGAGGTCTTAacttgtaatacatgtatatgcctcGAATGAATGTCACCTCTACACATCGCTTtgtattttcattacaaatcttGCAAGGTCTTATTATGCCTTGAAGGAATGCCACTTCTccaaatgtttttttgttgttatgtTGATGATGCAAATTCAATTATCAGAACGTTAGaatgcaaacaaaaatataagATTTATCATTTTGCTGGGGACAAATTTTTCATGAAAGGGACACAAACAGGAAGATCGCTTACAGTATAATAATTGACAtttggttttgttttgattGATGAAAATTGCAGACATTTATGCTTCTCAAGGCTGTCGAATATGCGGGAATATGCCGGCTTCTAGGCCAGTGACAGCGTAGGCTAACAATTATTTGCCGATCGAAGGGcttggacgaaatgataaatTGAGGAATACCTTGGTGTCGATGAAAGAAATCGATCACGAGATTAAGCCCTGCGAAGTCAGCCTCTATATCGTGAATGGCGCTGCAAGAAATAAAAGATGATTTCTAAAAATAAGTGCTACCATAACAAAACAACGAAACCGATGCAACATTCGATCGGtatgatgataaaacaaatgaaCTTCTATCATGTCTATTAACCATTTCAAACAGAACATCATTTGAAATTACTCAATGAATTTCTGCAGAGAAGTAAGTCGTAATCATTTCCCTTTCTATCTTAAGAAAACTCTTGCcatgattttgtatttttgtcgTCTTTTGATGGCGTTCTAGAAATGGAGCAATATCACCATATGTCAGCTTGCAGTACGTTCAGGCACTTAGGCAATAGGTAGCTCGCCTTTTAGACGATAAGCTTGAAAAGTCTCTGCACCGTCGGTTGTTTCGCTGAACTACCACTACGTTCGCTATAGTCAAATGTCagaaattttttaataaattcacAGAAATGATTCCTGTCTACAGGATGGTAGGTATTTTGACCGAAACAGTGGTATTAAGACTAGCATACTCCAGACGGCGATGTGAGAACACTATACCAACTTATCAAGCATTTTCACCAGTGTTAGATTTATGGCTAGTTCAATTGGCGTACATTACGTGTTTATGGTGATTCATAACACCCAAGGATATGTTCCTCTCAAAACACCGATTCATGTTGTTATTAACAAGTAGACCTATACCCTTAAGCCCGACCACCGCACAATATGCGATCCGATATGACGCGATTTATTTTTATCGCATATTGCATTAAATATTAAAGTTCCTAGAAgaaaatttctttatttgaaGTTCGACACAATATTAGAAATAATAGAATCATAATTGTGCTTTGCGACAAGCCCTGTtgtcggagtaaagtccaaatcggctttaAGTCGCAGACGGCCGATGATACGTCATTGtgaattttaattgaatttgatttgattcttACATGGAGGCTTGAACTagactgaaaatgtattttactaTAGTCCTACCTCTATTCTTATCTCTGATCGCTAAGATATTATTGGTTGGAATGTTTATATCATATGTTATtatgatttctttgaaaatcaaatcgcaacgaatcgcatagtgtACGCCGGGTTTTATGTTAAGTGTAAATACCTGAACACGAAAATAACGCAAGAAATCGGGTGTCCTGTTTCAAGGTTTAGTGTTGGTGTACATGACGTATCAGAACTCGGTTGCTCTTCATCAACTGCCCACTGCACACGTTCACTGTAGCCTCGATGACCATCTTATAATAGAAGTAAAATATGAACGTCGATTCAGTTATATTACATGACAGGGCCGTTGTGGAAATCGTTTTGAAACTGACATTGCCaccctgtataaataaaactacaaataaaaaaaatatgtatttgtagAGGACAGAATTATGCGTTCCAAGACGtgggtataggcctatatgatacAGCGCATTTACCTTACGATTACCTCTAATAGATTTTGCCTCTACGATTACAGGCCCCAGGCTAACATTCCAAAAGAGACCACTTGAGCAATAGAAACATTGAATGTTACGGAGAATACTATCttgttttctaatttctttctgttttgacttttcaaaaataCTTTATCATTTATTGCTGAAATTACTctgaaattttctttttttaattaatgtacCTGTCACTATAACGATTGCGCTGCTGTACTTCCATTAATATCTCATTCACATAGTCACGAATCGTGCCACGATTGAAACGGTGCATCGTATTCCTGAAGACTTATTCGTATAGTGATCGTATCAGATCACATCATACCAGTTGTGGCATTCGTATTGATGTTGGAAAAATCTGAATGGTTTAAAAAATGTTCGCAATCAATTTCGAAGGGCTAATCGATATCGTGACGTTCGTAACAGATCGTACGACATAGGGTACGGGTTATGAACGTAATTGCCGTTCATACTTTTGCATGTCTTTCACTCATGTATGTTTAGATGTTGTCAtgaaatgtatgtatgtaaataccaaaacaaattttctttaTGGAcctgaataaattgaattgaactaaGTCAACTAACATCTCGTTACCATTGCCGTACGATCCTTTACGAATGCCACGATTGGCCTTTCGTAAATGATCGAAAATTGTTTCGaacaattcaaaatatttctacGATGGTGCGATTACCACGACTGATCTGATAAGATCTGATGGGATCACTACGATTACACGATTAAGCACGCCGTTTGAGTCGTGGCGCAAATCGTGACAGCTGGAACTAGGCGTGGGAGTAGTTAACTGAAAAGCGGAGGTGCTGGGAGTGTTCCAGGTGAATACCTTATTTtgtgctcgtcaaatttttgcTGACCAAAGTCATATTCCTTTGGGAatgaaaaatctttttttttcgtggGGGAAGGGGATTGTCAATCTTTTGTCCACAAACCAGCACCCCTTTTTAGAAATCGTTCCCATACAAATCTCTGACCAAAACACTGAAACTTAACTTACCCAGTTGCGCTGCTATTTCACCTTGTGCTTGTTCTGTACTCGGGCTGTCCAAGCCTCGGTTATCAATTACGTACATGCAGTGGGTCAAATTGGCTATCTTTCTGAACATTGTGTGGCCTCCTGCCTTCTCTTGACTTGCAACGTCGACCCACTGTGCCCTTCTCAGACGTCCTGATACAGCAAATTTTAGGGAATTTATCAGAGAGCTTTTCCCGCATCCTGTCCTGCCAAACAGTCCAATGAACAAATTTTCgggaaatattattttgtcGGGAACTGTTACAGTAATACCCGGTTTGTAATTTTGAACGATCTCACGGAGTTCTTTTATTTCCGACTCCATGTTGTCTTGAAGAAGTTCTGCTGCCATGTGACTTTTCGGTTTCAGGCACTCACTGTCTGGAGTTGCAGAATATAAGCGAGGAAAGTAGTTTCTTTGGGAAACGTTTGCAGTTCGGTGTCattacaaagaaagaaaatgttataACCAATCATGCCAATTGTAAAATATAACTGGAAATTCTATTGCGAGGGGTggaatgaatataaaaacacAGATAATTGATTTCGAAATTCTTAGCATAATGTGATCAAATAAGGCTTGGTGAATAACCTTTCAGTGGAAGCAAAGTGCGCATGCTTAACATGGGTATAAGAAACGCCCATTAAGGCGGGCCTCCATAGAACATCCCGCCCTCTCCTCAGGGTCATATGACATTTCGCAATCGTCAACGCTTGTGGAAATTATAATCATCAGATTTCTTTGCTACTCGAATTCCAGTGTATTTTTCTTACAAGTTCCCGCACAGCACAGCAGAAACAACGCAGAATAATGGCCAATGCTGGTGGTATCGAAGttgcttttctttctctctcaaagGAATCCTGTGTCGATCAGTTAATTGAACGTATTAATACAAAACATGGACTGCATTGTACTCTTGTGAAACTTACACATCGGGACTTACAGTCCTTTGTGCCTCAAGATGAGTATGAAGCTGTGGTTCTGTTACATTCAATTTCACAAGGTCGTAACTCCATCACTGATGTTGCGGACGCTAAATACAACAAACTGCTGCTCAAGCTAAAGGAAACATATGGTAAATATTAAACATTAAATTAAATGGCCGTTCCAACGAGAAGTTCTGAAAGATCTACATTATTTAAATTTACATTTACATTAAAGGT carries:
- the LOC129266936 gene encoding uncharacterized protein LOC129266936, with the protein product MAAELLQDNMESEIKELREIVQNYKPGITVTVPDKIIFPENLFIGLFGRTGCGKSSLINSLKFAVSGRLRRAQWVDVASQEKAGGHTMFRKIANLTHCMYVIDNRGLDSPSTEQAQGEIAAQLDGHRGYSERVQWAVDEEQPSSDTSCTPTLNLETGHPISCVIFVFSAIHDIEADFAGLNLVIDFFHRHQGCYPIAVVTHVDVAERKNVEILAAVLRVSGFGDIYEVANITDEHTKLDEQYQLNLLSLLERCMTIGDNTAVFKHYQRVEKEKKKNMLKMGRREKVVTPENAARTKPTDMTEYQRCKRGEVKETLQKTEEERKEIETLKNDFQMKMMELEMLEYEHKMKMKLQQQRHELEMQRNALEIREMKLQEEERERRFQEQLRKIESDNRGELIRVMEANNAVKGARCPRFQPVISLPSPLPSCRIQ